In the Candidatus Bathyarchaeia archaeon genome, CTCGCAGAGGCGCAGGAACTTCTCTACGCGGACGATACGTATGCAATTTTGATAGTTCTTCAGGGCATGGACGCTGCAGGGAAAGATGGCACAATAAAGCATGTTATGTCGGGTGTTAATCCTCAAGGATGCCGCGTTACCAGCTTTAAGCAGCCTTCCGCCACGGAACTGGACCACGATTTCATGTGGCGCCAAGTCGTGGCGTTACCAGAAAAAGGCATGATTGGCATATTTAACCGGTCCTACTACGAAGAAGTTCTAGTGGTTAAGGTGCACCAGAATCTTTTGGATAACCAAAAACTTCCCTCCAGGAACTATGGGCAAGAGTTTTGGGCGGCACGATACGAAGACATCTCCAATTATGAATGTTACCTTGTACGTAATGGCACCTTAATTCTGAAGTTTTTCCTCAATATTTCTAAGGATGAACAGAAGAAACGGTTTTTGGAACGGTTAAATAACTCGGCAAAGCACTGGAAGTTTTCTGCCTCCGACCTCAAAGAACGCGACTACTGGGATGAATACACAAAAGCCTACGAGGACATGTTGAGTAACACCAGTACCAAATGGGCGCCTTGGTTCATAATTCCGGCGGATTACAAATGGGTAGCCCGTACTCTAGTCGGGGACATTATCACGAGTAGTATTTACTCGCTTAACCTCAAATACCCCGAGGTTGATGAACAGAAGCGCAAGGCAATTGAAGCCGCCAAAAAACAGCTTGAAAACGAATAACCCTACTCTTCCCAGTGCAGTTGTAGCTGCTAAGTCAGATAGCCCTATTTGAGCCTTCAAGCCAACTTACCCAAACTTCACTTCTCTTTGTCGTGTAGCTTACTGTTTGCATCTTGGGCGGTGTTGGTTTTGTAAGAAGAAGCGGGCAAGTGGCGCTTTGTCTTCGAATTACAGAAATGCTTTAAATCTTGCGTGCTCGTAAACCCAACCATCAAATCTCAGTTCATGGTGCCTACGATGTCAAAAAGTTTCCCAGCGGAACATTATGCTTTGCCCTTCTTCAAACAGGAGGGGTTTATCCGCAAAAAGTGCCCTCGATGTGGCGACTTCTTCTGGACCCAAAACCCAGACATGGAAACCTGCGGCGAAGCCAGCAGCGATGAATGTGGCTGCTACACCTTCATAGGTAACCCCGCTGCAAGCAAACCATTCTCCTTGCATGAAATGCGTGAAGCCTTCCTGAGCTTCTTTGAGCGGAACGGTCACACCCGCATCAAACCCTACCCTGTGGTCGCGCGTTGGCGAAGCGACATCTACCTCACCCACGCCAGCATCATTGACTTTCAACCCTACGTTACTGAGGGCATCTCGCCGCCGCCAGCAAATCCGCTCGTGATTTCGCAACCCAGCATCCGCCTCACCGACATCCCCAACACAGGGCCAACCTTCGGCAGGCACTTGACCATTTTTGAAATGGGCGGCGCACACGCCTTCAATTACCCCGACAAGGAGGTTTACTGGAAGGACCAAACAGCGCGTTTGCATCAGCAGTTTGCCACTGAGGTTTTGGGCATCAAATCTGACGAAGTCATCTACAAGGAAGGTGTCTGGGTTGGCGGAGGAAACGCTGGCCCCGATGTGGAATGCATCGTGCGCGGCTTGGAAGTGGGCACGCTGGTGTTCATGCAGTACAAGGTTGTAGGCGACGAGTTTGTGGAGTTGCCCATACGCACCGTAGACACTGGTTACGGTATTGACCGCTTCACGTGGATAAGCCAAGGTACTCCAAGCCTGTTTCAAGCCATCTACGGCGACATGCTAGAGAAGGTTTACTCGCTGGCAGGAATCACTAATGTTGACAACGAGTTTCTCGCAAAAGTCGGCAAATACTCCGGCTTGGTGAATGTAGACAAAACCGCAAACCGCATGGTACTACGCAAACGCGTATCCCAGCTAACAGGCATTGACCTGCAAACGCTGGAAAAACAACTTATCCCAATCGAGAACGCCTGGGCACTAACCGACCACACCAAAACCCTCTGCTTCATGCTCAGCGAAGGCGTAGTTCCCAGTAACATTCAGGAAGGCTACCTTGCGCGACTGCTGTTCCGCAGAGCATACCGTCTTGCACTCGGCTTGAACATGGACATTGACCGCTTGTTTGACGTGGTGGATTTGCAGGTGGCGCTGTGGGGCAAGGACTTCCCACAGATAAAAACCATGCACGGCGAAATCATCGAGATGCTCAAAATGGAGAAGGAAAAGTTCGAAGACACCCTCAAACGCGGCGAAGGCATGGTCAAACGCATCGCAGCCGACCTTAAAGCGAAAAACGCTTGCCAAATCTCCAACGAAACACTTTCGGAGCTGTATGATTCACATGGGCTGCCCCCTGAAATTGTGAAACAAGCTGCGGAAGCTGAAGGTGTCGCGGTTGAGGTTCCCGAGAACTTTTACTCTTTGGTGGCTGGTCGTCACATGCAGGCAAACAAGGCAACGGAGGAGGAGCCTGCGGCGGAGCATGCGTTGGAGGTTGCGGTTCAGGGGCTTACGCCAACAGAGTTGATGTTTTATCCTGAGCCTTACATGCGGGAATGGAACGCCAAAGTCCTCAAAGTCGTCAACGAACAGTACGTTGTGCTGGACAGGACCTGCTTTTACCCTGAAGGCGGCGGGCAACCCGCTGACCATGGCTACTTCGCTTATGGCGGTGGCGTGCAGGCGGAAGTTGTGGATGTGCAGAAGGTCGGCAGAGTTGTCTTGCACAAAGTCAAAACCGAAAACCCCCTACCCACCGAAGGCTCCAATGTGCACGGGATACTGGATTGGGAGAAACGCTACTCTCTCATGAAGGCACACACGGGCACGCACCTAATTAACGGGGCTGCACGGCGCGTTCTTGGGGAGCATGTTTGGCAAAGTGGCACCCAAAAAGGCGTCGAAAGCACAAGGTTAGACATTTCCCATTATTGCAGGTTAACCCAAGAGCAAGTGCACCGAATCGAGCAACTCGCCAACGAGGCAGTGCTGGCAAACATGCCCGTGGAAACCACCTGGTACCCGCGTAACGAAGCCGAAGCACGCTACGGATTCCGCCTCTACCAAGGCGGCGCAGTTCCAGGCAAAGACATCCGCGTGGTGAAAACGGGCAACTGGGACGTGGAAGCCTGCGCGGGCACGCACCTGAAAAGCACAGGCGAAATCGGCTACGTCAAAATCCTCAGCACCGAGCGGGTGCAGGATGGTGTGGAGCGGCTGGTTTACGCGGTTGGCATGGCTGCAGTAAAAGCAGTTCAGAGGCAGGAAACCCTGTTGCAGAAGGTTGCCGAGACACTAAACGCGCCTATCGAGAAGGCGGATAAAACTGCTGAGCGCATGGTTCGTGAGTTGAAAGAAGCTAATTCGGATAAGAAGAAG is a window encoding:
- a CDS encoding polyphosphate kinase 2 family protein, encoding MERYERTKRFMDLTKVKPGKKVCLKELETGWAQTEEMKIIGKSELKERANKLLEQNRADLAEAQELLYADDTYAILIVLQGMDAAGKDGTIKHVMSGVNPQGCRVTSFKQPSATELDHDFMWRQVVALPEKGMIGIFNRSYYEEVLVVKVHQNLLDNQKLPSRNYGQEFWAARYEDISNYECYLVRNGTLILKFFLNISKDEQKKRFLERLNNSAKHWKFSASDLKERDYWDEYTKAYEDMLSNTSTKWAPWFIIPADYKWVARTLVGDIITSSIYSLNLKYPEVDEQKRKAIEAAKKQLENE
- the alaS gene encoding alanine--tRNA ligase, with the translated sequence MSKSFPAEHYALPFFKQEGFIRKKCPRCGDFFWTQNPDMETCGEASSDECGCYTFIGNPAASKPFSLHEMREAFLSFFERNGHTRIKPYPVVARWRSDIYLTHASIIDFQPYVTEGISPPPANPLVISQPSIRLTDIPNTGPTFGRHLTIFEMGGAHAFNYPDKEVYWKDQTARLHQQFATEVLGIKSDEVIYKEGVWVGGGNAGPDVECIVRGLEVGTLVFMQYKVVGDEFVELPIRTVDTGYGIDRFTWISQGTPSLFQAIYGDMLEKVYSLAGITNVDNEFLAKVGKYSGLVNVDKTANRMVLRKRVSQLTGIDLQTLEKQLIPIENAWALTDHTKTLCFMLSEGVVPSNIQEGYLARLLFRRAYRLALGLNMDIDRLFDVVDLQVALWGKDFPQIKTMHGEIIEMLKMEKEKFEDTLKRGEGMVKRIAADLKAKNACQISNETLSELYDSHGLPPEIVKQAAEAEGVAVEVPENFYSLVAGRHMQANKATEEEPAAEHALEVAVQGLTPTELMFYPEPYMREWNAKVLKVVNEQYVVLDRTCFYPEGGGQPADHGYFAYGGGVQAEVVDVQKVGRVVLHKVKTENPLPTEGSNVHGILDWEKRYSLMKAHTGTHLINGAARRVLGEHVWQSGTQKGVESTRLDISHYCRLTQEQVHRIEQLANEAVLANMPVETTWYPRNEAEARYGFRLYQGGAVPGKDIRVVKTGNWDVEACAGTHLKSTGEIGYVKILSTERVQDGVERLVYAVGMAAVKAVQRQETLLQKVAETLNAPIEKADKTAERMVRELKEANSDKKKLLKELAAKESGALAESQAEAEDVSGVKLVKRDFGADADVNRMVQTANEIIKRNQATAILFYGADQKTAKLLVMAGDEAVAKGVNAGDVVKLSAPVFGGGGGGRPNFAQGGGTKPDKLADAVKTAEEAVKKQLQS